From the Rhodothalassiaceae bacterium genome, one window contains:
- the mccA gene encoding 3-methylcrotonyl-CoA carboxylase subunit alpha, translating into MPLFERILIANRGEIARRVIRSCRALGVSPVAVYAEPDRDAPHVREADEALALPGADPRAAYLDAAALIAAAKAAGAEAIHPGYGFLSENPAFAESCAEAGIVFIGPPPGAMRAMAEKDAAKRLMAEAGVPVVPGYHGAEQDEATLLAEARRIGFPVLIKAVAGGGGKGMRLVEREADFAEALAAARREAAGAFGNDRVLIERYVTRPRHVEVQVFGDATGRVVALYERDCSIQRRHQKIVEEAPAPGLPEELRARMLEAAVRGAEAIGYVNAGTMEFIVDAAGPLDAGTPFYFMEMNTRLQVEHPVTEMVTGLDLVAWQIRVAAGEPLPADWPPPLSGHAIELRLYAEDPARGFLPQTGRIFHLRLPEGRPGIRADFGVEEGGAVTPHYDPMIGKLIAHGADREEARRRLIAALDALEIAGVRTNRAFLRRVVSHPAFAEGRVDTRFVADHEAELQGGDEAPAFTDWALAAAAVQHRRVHVRRRHAAQGGPDPHSPFGLADGFRLNLPATEEMLLSAGGADRRLQLVHEGECGLLVRDGEESVRIGLAGEDGEGRLLLRLDGRLVRLRAVERDHELHLFVDGRHLVFHRHSARWEDEEEAEGPGELRAPMPGRVLALKVKEGEAVERDAVLLVLEAMKMEHPLRAPRAGIVRKLAVREGDQVEEGALLLALADAGDGA; encoded by the coding sequence GTGCCGCTTTTCGAGCGCATCCTGATCGCCAACCGCGGGGAGATCGCCCGGCGCGTGATCCGCAGCTGCCGGGCGCTCGGCGTCTCGCCCGTCGCGGTCTATGCCGAACCCGATCGCGACGCCCCCCATGTGCGCGAGGCCGACGAGGCGCTGGCGCTCCCGGGCGCGGATCCCCGCGCGGCCTATCTGGACGCCGCGGCGCTGATCGCGGCGGCGAAGGCGGCGGGTGCCGAGGCGATCCACCCGGGCTACGGCTTCCTCTCGGAAAACCCGGCCTTCGCGGAAAGCTGTGCCGAGGCCGGCATCGTCTTCATCGGGCCGCCGCCCGGGGCCATGCGCGCCATGGCCGAAAAGGACGCCGCCAAGCGGCTGATGGCCGAGGCGGGCGTGCCGGTGGTGCCCGGCTATCACGGTGCCGAGCAGGACGAGGCGACGCTTCTGGCCGAGGCGCGGCGCATCGGCTTTCCCGTCCTCATCAAGGCGGTCGCCGGCGGCGGCGGCAAGGGCATGCGGCTGGTCGAGCGCGAGGCGGATTTCGCCGAGGCGCTGGCGGCCGCCCGGCGCGAGGCGGCGGGCGCCTTCGGCAACGACCGCGTGCTCATCGAGCGGTACGTCACCCGCCCGCGCCATGTGGAGGTGCAGGTCTTCGGCGATGCGACGGGGCGCGTCGTGGCGCTGTATGAGCGCGACTGCTCGATCCAGCGTCGCCATCAGAAGATCGTCGAGGAGGCGCCGGCCCCCGGCCTGCCGGAGGAGCTGCGCGCGCGGATGCTCGAGGCGGCGGTCCGCGGCGCCGAGGCGATCGGCTATGTGAACGCCGGCACGATGGAGTTCATCGTCGATGCCGCCGGCCCCCTCGATGCCGGGACCCCCTTCTACTTCATGGAAATGAACACGCGCCTGCAGGTCGAGCATCCGGTGACCGAGATGGTGACCGGGCTCGATCTCGTCGCCTGGCAGATCCGGGTTGCGGCCGGCGAGCCGCTGCCGGCGGACTGGCCGCCGCCGCTTTCCGGGCATGCGATCGAGCTGCGGCTTTATGCCGAGGATCCGGCCCGTGGCTTCCTGCCGCAGACGGGGCGGATCTTCCACCTGCGCCTGCCGGAGGGCCGGCCGGGCATCCGCGCGGACTTCGGTGTGGAGGAGGGGGGCGCCGTCACGCCGCATTACGACCCGATGATCGGAAAGCTCATCGCCCATGGCGCGGACCGGGAGGAGGCGCGGCGGCGCCTGATCGCGGCGCTCGATGCGCTCGAGATCGCGGGGGTGAGGACGAACCGGGCGTTCCTGCGCCGCGTCGTCTCGCATCCCGCCTTCGCCGAAGGCCGGGTCGACACGCGCTTCGTCGCGGACCACGAGGCCGAGCTCCAGGGCGGGGATGAGGCGCCGGCGTTCACGGACTGGGCGCTTGCGGCCGCCGCCGTCCAGCACAGGCGGGTGCACGTGCGCCGGCGGCATGCCGCGCAGGGCGGGCCGGATCCGCATTCGCCGTTTGGCCTTGCAGATGGCTTCCGCCTCAATCTGCCGGCCACCGAAGAGATGCTTCTGTCGGCCGGCGGTGCGGATCGCAGGCTGCAACTTGTCCATGAAGGCGAGTGCGGCCTTCTCGTGCGGGATGGCGAGGAAAGCGTGCGTATCGGGCTTGCGGGCGAGGACGGCGAAGGCCGCCTTCTCCTGCGTCTGGATGGCCGGCTGGTGCGTCTGCGCGCCGTCGAGCGCGACCACGAGCTGCATCTGTTCGTGGACGGCCGGCATCTCGTCTTCCATCGCCATTCGGCGCGCTGGGAGGACGAGGAGGAGGCCGAGGGCCCGGGCGAGCTGCGCGCGCCGATGCCGGGCAGGGTGCTCGCGCTCAAGGTGAAGGAGGGCGAGGCGGTGGAGCGCGACGCGGTGCTGCTCGTGCTTGAGGCGATGAAGATGGAGCATCCCTTGCGCGCCCCGCGCGCCGGCATCGTCCGCAAGCTTGCGGTGCGCGAGGGCGACCAGGTGGAGGAGGGTGCGCTGCTGCTCGCGCTCGCCGACGCCGGGGATGGCGCCTGA
- a CDS encoding enoyl-CoA hydratase: protein MSETLEIGLEDDGVATVRLNRPDVHNAFNEELIAALHRAFDELGRDEAVRVVILRGRGANFCAGADLDWMRRAADFGPEENRRDAEKLSEMLHALNSLPKPVVALVHGAAVGGGVGLVACADIVVAVRDARFAFTEVRLGLTPATISPYVIAKIGESAARRYFLTGERFDAIAAHDMGLVHELVGGVEDLDTAAARITAALLAAPPGALAATKALIATVKGRSIDAALRRETARIIAERRESDEAREGIAAFFARRRPGWAPARKDDARTRQGEG, encoded by the coding sequence ATGTCTGAAACCCTGGAAATCGGGCTCGAGGACGACGGTGTCGCCACCGTCCGGCTGAACCGGCCGGACGTGCACAACGCCTTCAACGAGGAGCTTATCGCCGCACTCCACCGGGCCTTCGACGAGCTCGGGCGCGATGAGGCGGTGCGTGTCGTGATCCTGCGCGGGCGCGGGGCGAATTTCTGCGCCGGCGCGGATCTCGACTGGATGCGCCGGGCCGCCGACTTCGGGCCGGAGGAGAACCGGCGCGACGCCGAGAAGCTTTCCGAGATGCTCCATGCGCTCAACAGCCTGCCGAAGCCGGTCGTCGCTCTGGTTCACGGTGCCGCGGTCGGCGGCGGGGTGGGGCTTGTGGCCTGCGCGGACATCGTGGTTGCGGTGCGCGATGCGCGCTTCGCCTTCACGGAGGTGCGGCTCGGGCTCACACCGGCCACCATCAGCCCCTATGTGATCGCGAAGATCGGCGAGAGCGCGGCCCGCCGCTATTTCCTGACCGGCGAGCGCTTCGATGCGATTGCCGCCCACGACATGGGGCTGGTGCACGAGCTCGTGGGCGGGGTCGAGGATCTGGACACCGCCGCCGCGCGCATCACGGCGGCGCTTCTTGCCGCCCCGCCCGGGGCGCTCGCCGCCACGAAGGCGCTGATCGCCACCGTCAAGGGCCGGTCCATTGATGCCGCTTTGCGGCGCGAGACCGCGCGCATCATCGCCGAGCGGCGCGAGAGCGACGAGGCGCGCGAGGGCATCGCCGCCTTCTTCGCCCGGCGGCGACCCGGCTGGGCGCCGGCACGCAAGGACGATGCGCGGACGAGGCAGGGGGAAGGATGA
- a CDS encoding threonine ammonia-lyase: MADDAVRDGLAITLEDVEAARDRIRDALVRTPVIRSGPLSDLVGAEVFLKLEIFQYTASFKERGALNRLLALSPDERRRGVVAMSAGNHAQGVARHAARLGIPATIVMPRTTPFTKVRNTERLGAEVVLVGDTLQEALDHARRLEAEGRVFIHPFDDPLIMAGQGTLALEFLKDVPDLDALIVPIGGGGLMAGVAVAAKGVRPDIRIFGVQSENYPSMKAALEGREITPKPMTVAEGIAVKAPGRLTLPIVRALVDDIFVVEEWRIEDAIDLLAEVEKIVVEGAGAAPLAALRRERRAFEGRRVGLVVTGGNIDPRTLTACMLRRMVRDGRLARLKVTTPDVPGSLSRITAVIGRAGGNILDVVHQRPFAAAPVRYTEIELVVETKDRAHTEQLIAALAGEGFAVENISGDTHRKAQSL; this comes from the coding sequence ATGGCCGATGACGCCGTCCGCGACGGGCTCGCGATCACGCTTGAGGACGTGGAGGCCGCCCGTGACCGCATCCGCGATGCGCTCGTGCGCACGCCGGTGATCCGCTCGGGGCCGCTGTCGGATCTCGTCGGCGCGGAGGTGTTCCTGAAGCTCGAGATCTTCCAGTACACGGCCTCGTTCAAGGAGCGCGGCGCGCTCAACCGCCTGCTTGCGCTGAGCCCCGACGAGCGCCGGCGCGGGGTGGTCGCGATGTCCGCCGGCAATCATGCGCAGGGCGTCGCGCGCCACGCCGCCCGGCTCGGGATCCCGGCGACCATCGTGATGCCGCGCACGACGCCGTTTACCAAGGTCCGCAACACCGAGCGCCTGGGGGCGGAGGTCGTGCTCGTCGGCGACACCCTCCAGGAGGCGCTCGATCACGCCCGCCGGCTGGAGGCGGAGGGCCGCGTCTTCATCCATCCCTTCGACGATCCGCTGATAATGGCGGGCCAGGGCACGCTCGCCCTCGAATTCCTGAAGGACGTCCCCGATCTCGATGCGCTGATCGTGCCGATCGGCGGGGGCGGGCTGATGGCCGGCGTCGCGGTGGCGGCGAAGGGCGTGCGCCCCGACATCCGGATCTTCGGCGTCCAGTCCGAGAACTATCCGTCCATGAAGGCGGCACTCGAGGGCCGCGAGATTACGCCGAAGCCCATGACGGTGGCCGAAGGCATCGCGGTCAAGGCGCCCGGGCGGCTGACCCTGCCCATCGTGCGGGCGCTGGTGGACGACATCTTCGTGGTCGAGGAATGGCGGATCGAGGACGCCATCGATCTGCTGGCCGAGGTCGAGAAGATCGTCGTCGAGGGCGCCGGGGCCGCTCCGCTCGCCGCGCTGCGGCGCGAGCGCCGGGCCTTCGAGGGGCGGCGGGTCGGGCTGGTGGTGACCGGCGGCAACATCGATCCGAGAACGCTTACCGCCTGCATGCTGCGGCGGATGGTGCGCGACGGCCGGCTGGCGCGGCTCAAGGTCACGACACCCGACGTGCCGGGCTCGCTCTCGCGCATCACCGCGGTGATCGGACGTGCCGGCGGCAACATCCTCGACGTCGTCCACCAGCGGCCGTTCGCCGCCGCCCCCGTGCGCTATACCGAGATCGAGCTCGTGGTCGAGACCAAGGACCGCGCCCATACCGAACAGCTCATCGCGGCGCTTGCCGGCGAGGGCTTCGCGGTGGAGAACATCTCGGGGGACACGCACAGAAAGGCGCAATCTCTTTAA